In a single window of the Gloeocapsa sp. DLM2.Bin57 genome:
- a CDS encoding nitrogenase: MVQSVNDNQIIAWLRGLLTIAWADGVYTTEEQEVIAKITEELALSEAQIVEFKSITPTELANALGEDKKTKENFLRTAVLVALADGVYSIPEAKVLQEFSEALGLSVEALLSLDITIHDADTPQELPHPDLLKPVKHWLDGLEIEDPRLAKFLCKMIPPQCPFERDIVLFKRKIVHIPPLCKLNPLYEQLVGLRFRSLSYLADDCKEDISEYI, from the coding sequence ATGGTTCAATCAGTTAACGACAATCAGATTATCGCTTGGTTAAGAGGATTACTCACAATTGCTTGGGCTGATGGTGTATATACAACAGAAGAACAAGAAGTGATAGCTAAAATTACCGAAGAATTAGCCCTATCGGAAGCCCAAATAGTAGAATTTAAATCAATCACCCCAACTGAATTAGCTAACGCACTCGGAGAAGATAAAAAAACCAAAGAAAACTTTCTCAGAACAGCAGTTTTAGTAGCTTTAGCTGATGGAGTCTATTCTATACCAGAAGCAAAAGTCTTACAAGAATTTAGCGAAGCTTTAGGGTTAAGCGTAGAAGCGTTACTATCTCTAGACATAACTATTCATGACGCAGACACCCCCCAAGAATTACCCCACCCTGATTTATTAAAACCAGTGAAACACTGGTTAGATGGTTTAGAAATAGAAGATCCTCGTTTAGCAAAATTTCTCTGTAAAATGATTCCCCCCCAATGTCCCTTTGAAAGAGATATTGTGCTATTTAAGCGTAAAATTGTCCATATACCTCCTTTGTGTAAACTCAATCCTCTTTATGAGCAGTTAGTGGGTTTGAGATTTAGATCTCTGTCTTATCTAGCGGATGACTGTAAAGAAGATATCAGCGAATATATCTAA
- a CDS encoding magnesium protoporphyrin IX methyltransferase, with product MNFNLNDKTIVKEYFNTAGFDRWKRIYGDGEVNKVQKNIRVGHQQTIDTVLKWLKADGDLTGLSFCDAGCGVGSLSIPLAQMGAQVFASDISENMITEAQTNAERLLEDTSNLSFSVSDLENLTGKYHTVICLDVLIHYPDWDMEQMVLHLASLAESRVIVSFAPKTFVLSMLKKIGEFFPGPSKTTRAYQHKEADMIKILSNNGFTIKRTGMTSTKFYYSRILEAVRT from the coding sequence ATGAATTTCAATCTCAACGATAAAACCATAGTAAAAGAATACTTCAATACAGCAGGATTTGACCGCTGGAAACGCATTTATGGCGATGGGGAAGTTAATAAAGTCCAAAAAAATATTAGAGTAGGACATCAACAAACCATCGATACTGTTTTAAAATGGCTAAAAGCCGATGGAGACTTAACAGGTTTAAGCTTTTGTGACGCGGGTTGTGGTGTAGGTAGCTTAAGTATCCCTCTGGCTCAAATGGGTGCGCAAGTCTTCGCTAGTGATATCTCTGAAAACATGATCACCGAAGCACAAACCAACGCTGAAAGGTTATTAGAGGATACTAGTAATTTATCTTTTAGCGTTAGTGATTTGGAGAATCTCACAGGTAAATATCACACCGTTATCTGTTTAGATGTGTTGATTCATTACCCGGATTGGGATATGGAACAAATGGTACTACATTTAGCATCTCTAGCAGAATCTCGTGTGATTGTGAGTTTTGCTCCGAAAACCTTTGTTTTGAGTATGTTAAAGAAAATTGGTGAGTTTTTCCCCGGACCTAGTAAAACTACCCGCGCTTATCAACACAAAGAAGCTGATATGATTAAAATACTCTCAAATAACGGGTTTACCATTAAAAGAACAGGAATGACTAGTACCAAGTTCTATTATTCTCGTATCCTAGAAGCAGTGAGAACTTAA
- a CDS encoding peroxiredoxin, with product MKRVFLLVLILLLSLTPPALALGGKQPELNQPAPLFTLPTNTGDGEISLSDYRGKWVVLYFYPQDFTSGCTLEARRFQQDLPQYQQRNVEILGVSADDVDSHAQFCDSEGLKFPLLADTTGEVSKTYGSWLGIMSLRHTFLIDTEGIIREIFLGVNPAIHSQEVLARLDQLIQ from the coding sequence ATGAAACGTGTTTTTCTGCTTGTCCTAATTCTCTTATTGAGTTTAACTCCACCAGCTTTAGCATTAGGTGGAAAACAACCCGAATTAAATCAACCTGCACCCCTATTTACCCTTCCTACGAATACAGGAGATGGAGAAATTTCTCTTTCTGATTATCGTGGTAAATGGGTAGTCTTATATTTTTATCCTCAAGACTTTACCTCTGGTTGTACCCTCGAAGCGCGTCGCTTTCAACAAGATTTACCCCAATATCAACAACGTAACGTAGAAATTCTAGGAGTCAGCGCTGATGATGTAGATTCTCACGCTCAATTCTGCGACTCCGAAGGTTTAAAATTCCCCCTTTTAGCTGATACCACGGGAGAGGTGAGCAAAACATATGGCTCATGGTTAGGGATTATGTCACTACGCCATACTTTTTTAATCGATACCGAAGGTATAATCAGAGAGATTTTCCTAGGAGTAAATCCCGCGATTCACTCTCAAGAAGTCTTAGCACGTCTCGATCAACTGATACAGTAG
- a CDS encoding DNA-binding response regulator: MRILLVDDEPELTTPLSQVLSKEGYQVEIADNGQKGLELAQTQQYDLLILDWMLPYHSGIEITQAIRKQQQITPVLLLTAKDTLGDRVTGLDAGADDYLLKPFELPELLARVRALLRRGQFEATPPITRLKYQDLELDTDNQLAYRGKRMIKLSEKEIKLLIYFLNHPEQLLTHEQIYQYLWSSEEKPNSNVLAALIRLLRRKIETRGETQLIHTVYGRGYRFGKENTN; this comes from the coding sequence ATGCGCATTCTTCTAGTAGATGACGAACCAGAATTAACCACCCCCCTAAGTCAAGTCTTAAGTAAAGAAGGATATCAAGTCGAAATAGCCGATAATGGACAAAAAGGTTTAGAATTAGCCCAAACTCAACAATATGACCTCTTGATTCTCGATTGGATGTTACCCTACCATTCAGGGATTGAAATTACCCAAGCGATTAGAAAACAACAACAGATCACCCCAGTATTGTTGCTTACCGCTAAAGATACCCTAGGCGATCGCGTCACAGGATTAGACGCAGGAGCAGATGATTACTTACTCAAACCCTTTGAATTACCCGAATTATTGGCTAGAGTCAGAGCATTACTCAGAAGAGGACAATTTGAAGCTACACCCCCAATTACTAGATTAAAATACCAAGATTTAGAACTAGATACTGATAATCAATTAGCTTACCGTGGTAAAAGAATGATTAAACTCTCGGAAAAAGAAATCAAACTACTCATCTATTTTCTCAATCATCCCGAGCAATTATTAACCCATGAACAAATTTATCAGTACTTGTGGTCAAGTGAAGAAAAACCTAACAGTAATGTTTTAGCTGCTTTAATTCGTTTATTACGTCGTAAAATAGAAACCAGAGGCGAAACTCAACTAATCCATACCGTCTATGGTAGAGGTTATCGCTTTGGTAAAGAAAATACTAATTAA